A window from Temnothorax longispinosus isolate EJ_2023e chromosome 1, Tlon_JGU_v1, whole genome shotgun sequence encodes these proteins:
- the LOC139819028 gene encoding odorant receptor 13a-like isoform X1, with product MGRTTFSRLVRCTLHICGIWPYVPSTVLFRLYWIIALSTAQVFQYRYVVMNFHVDDFAEYMDGVSCTMSSSLLYIKLVILWFYQRIFYDLVQMMSVDWKDCISSRCSSRVMIDGANLARRASRWIVGMYVGSVTFYSLGVLAGNANSPETLEPYARDLILKMELPFNISTDFIYTTVQSVQYYYLLFIACGHGTINSLLVTLIIHVCGQIDILRESLTKISKRSADSMDEITLRSLIIKHQRIVIFAENIENLFTYIAFIMLLSDTTIICCLGFIIVTSLSTPNAAEILVKSLLFYFSMNAELFMFCFCGEHLSAKSKMIGSAAYDSLWYDFTIEESRTILFLIVRSQKRLMITSGKILDLSLERFTSVVKASLSYISVLLAMY from the exons ATGGGGAGGACCACGTTCAGCCGTCTGGTCAGGTGCACCCTTCATATATGCGGTATATGGCCGTATGTACCGTCGACTGTGCTGTTCAGATTATACTGGATCATAGCGTTGAGCACGGCTCAAGTCTTTCAATATCGATATGTAGTGATGAACTTTCATGTGGACGACTTCGCCGAGTATATGGATGGTGTTAGCTGCACAATGTCGTCTTCTTTACTCTACATTAAGCTCGTTATCCTTTGGTTTTATCAACG aatattttacgatCTAGTGCAAATGATGTCTGTGGATTGGAAAGATTGCATTTCGAGCCGCTGTAGCTCGCGCGTAATGATAGACGGGGCAAATCTTGCACGTCGTGCCTCGAGGTGGATTGTCGGCATGTATGTTGGCTCCGTAACTTTTTACAGTCTTGGTGTACTGGCTGGTAACGCAAACAGTCCCGAGACATTAGAACCGTACGCGCGAGATCTCATTCTGAAGATGGAGCTGCCATTCAATATTAGCACAGATTTTATCTACACGACAGTTCAATCCgttcaatattattatctgcTTTTTATTGCCTGTGGTCATGGGACTATCAATTCACTTCTTGTCACTCTG ATAATTCACGTCTGTGGTCAAATCGACATTCTACGAGAATCGTTGACAAAAATCTCCAAACGTTCAGCGGATTCGATGGACGAAATTACGTTGCGATCGTTGATTATTAAGCACCAGCGTATTGTTATATTTGCGGAAAATATTGAGAATCTTTTCACGTACATTGCATTTATAATGCTTTTATCAGACACGACCATCATATGCTGTTTAGGATTTATTATCGTTACC TCGCTCAGCACACCTAATGCCGCAGAAATTTTGGTAAAGTCATTGTTATTCTATTTCTCGATGAACGCCGAGTTATTCATGTTCTGTTTTTGCGGTGAACATCTGAGCGCCAAG agTAAAATGATTGGAAGTGCGGCTTACGATTCTCTCTGGTACGATTTTACAATCGAAGAAAGTCGAACTATATTGTTCCTCATTGTCAGATCGCAGAAAAGATTGATGATTACAAGCGGAAAAATCCTCGATCTTTCTTTGGAGAGATTTACTAGC gTAGTAAAGGCATCGTTGTCGTATATATCTGTACTTTTGGCGATGTACTGA
- the LOC139819028 gene encoding odorant receptor 13a-like isoform X2: MGRTTFSRLVRCTLHICGIWPYVPSTVLFRLYWIIALSTAQVFQYRYVVMNFHVDDFAEYMDGVSCTMSSSLLYIKLVILWFYQRIFYDLVQMMSVDWKDCISSRCSSRVMIDGANLARRASRWIVGMYVGSVTFYSLGVLAGNANSPETLEPYARDLILKMELPFNISTDFIYTTVQSVQYYYLLFIACGHGTINSLLVTLIIHVCGQIDILRESLTKISKRSADSMDEITLRSLIIKHQRIVIFAENIENLFTYIAFIMLLSDTTIICCLGFIIVTSKMIGSAAYDSLWYDFTIEESRTILFLIVRSQKRLMITSGKILDLSLERFTSVVKASLSYISVLLAMY, translated from the exons ATGGGGAGGACCACGTTCAGCCGTCTGGTCAGGTGCACCCTTCATATATGCGGTATATGGCCGTATGTACCGTCGACTGTGCTGTTCAGATTATACTGGATCATAGCGTTGAGCACGGCTCAAGTCTTTCAATATCGATATGTAGTGATGAACTTTCATGTGGACGACTTCGCCGAGTATATGGATGGTGTTAGCTGCACAATGTCGTCTTCTTTACTCTACATTAAGCTCGTTATCCTTTGGTTTTATCAACG aatattttacgatCTAGTGCAAATGATGTCTGTGGATTGGAAAGATTGCATTTCGAGCCGCTGTAGCTCGCGCGTAATGATAGACGGGGCAAATCTTGCACGTCGTGCCTCGAGGTGGATTGTCGGCATGTATGTTGGCTCCGTAACTTTTTACAGTCTTGGTGTACTGGCTGGTAACGCAAACAGTCCCGAGACATTAGAACCGTACGCGCGAGATCTCATTCTGAAGATGGAGCTGCCATTCAATATTAGCACAGATTTTATCTACACGACAGTTCAATCCgttcaatattattatctgcTTTTTATTGCCTGTGGTCATGGGACTATCAATTCACTTCTTGTCACTCTG ATAATTCACGTCTGTGGTCAAATCGACATTCTACGAGAATCGTTGACAAAAATCTCCAAACGTTCAGCGGATTCGATGGACGAAATTACGTTGCGATCGTTGATTATTAAGCACCAGCGTATTGTTATATTTGCGGAAAATATTGAGAATCTTTTCACGTACATTGCATTTATAATGCTTTTATCAGACACGACCATCATATGCTGTTTAGGATTTATTATCGTTACC agTAAAATGATTGGAAGTGCGGCTTACGATTCTCTCTGGTACGATTTTACAATCGAAGAAAGTCGAACTATATTGTTCCTCATTGTCAGATCGCAGAAAAGATTGATGATTACAAGCGGAAAAATCCTCGATCTTTCTTTGGAGAGATTTACTAGC gTAGTAAAGGCATCGTTGTCGTATATATCTGTACTTTTGGCGATGTACTGA